The genomic DNA TTGGGTGACACAGCAATATGTCGGAATGGGCCAGCTTGAAGACCTCGGTCCTCACACTCGACCGCATCTACGACAAAGACGGTGTGCTCAAGTGCGAGCAGGACTTCCACGGAGCGTGAAGATGTGTATTCGGGGGAGATGATCGCCCAAGATACCACCTCTCCAGGAGGAGCAGATGCCAGTAGCTGTGGCCGTGGCTCATCGTATCGCGAGACTGCCACCAAAGTATTATTCCCAAGCAGAGCGACGAAGCCGCTCGACCAGAACTTGCAGCCAACCACGCCATGGTCCTCTGCTCCGTGGCCCAGGTTGAAAGGCGTGAAGTCGGATTGGAGGTCCGAGTATATGCGCACTGTCCCGTCATCGGTAACGACCAACAGCTTCTCATCTTCCGACCAGCCCACGCACTTGATGTTGCCTTTGTCCCATTGTATTTGTCGAATCAGCTTACCGGCGCAGCTGTGGATATCGATGGTCGCTTTGGTGGTTTGCGGGCCTCGAAACGAGTAGACCTTGGAGGGATCACGTCGAAGCGCTGCGCGGGTCAGCGAGGGCCACAACCAGTTGCGGAGAGTGCTTACCTACAGCACCACTACAAGGAGCGCCGGCGAGCGAGTagttctcgagctcgagttCGGGATCGAAAACATCGCGGTACAGCTCAATCTTGCGGTAGAAGCGGTCGCCAATGCGCTCCCATCCTGCGGTCGGCTTGGACATGGTGCACGCTTGGGTGTCTGCTCCTCATCTCGTGCGCATGGTGGTCGTGTGTGAGAGGTCCCTTCGGTGGAGTGAGCTGCCTGCTTGCCTGTGAGCTTGGACGTGGTGACGAACGCTTGGCTCGTGTCTCTCGCTGACACCAACTCCACAACTCTCGAACCACCATCTCGCACGCATCTCCTCTGCCACATCGAGACAGATGATGCACTGAATGCCGTCGGGCGAGCATACGCTCCGATACTATGGACACCTCAATACTGGAGCGTGTCGAAGAACTCGATGATCTGGAACTGGCTCTTCTAGTATCTACAGTTGCTCAAGTGCACTGCATCTTCTCCACAGCCGTGGACGCCGTCAAGAATATACAAGAAGAACTCCGGCTATCTTGCATTGATCTGTTCGGTCTTCAACCCGCCGTGGTGGAATGCACTTCACGAACAACCGTAGACGAGTTCAATGAGGGCGTACTCATCGACAACGAGGAAAGCCTAGAAGATGCGGTCCAACGAGATTACACCAAGGCTCGTCCAAGTCTACTGGTCAACTTCACGCCTGTACGTCAAGCGAGTCCTGGCGGCAGTAGGATGGGAAGCATAGCCAACCTCGAAGAAAAGCGTATCGCGGATGTCATTATTGCCACCGGCCTGGACGCTGCGCCCGAGAACGTGCAGATTCAAGTTTTTGAATTGATCAGGTCTGGCCGTATCTTCACGCGGTCTGCCATGCACGTCGCACCAAAGGATTTGCTCTTCATCACTGTCCTCTCGAAACCTGACGCACGCCTGACCCGACATCTCAATGACTGTTTCTGCGTGTCACATTTTCACAGCCCGGATGAAGGCTTGCCGCATCTGGACAGCCACTTCAACTCGAAATACTTCGCGCCGCCAACgttctcagcagcagacatCAAGCGGCTTACAGAACTTACGCAATCCGTAGAGATGACTGCTGAGATAGCTCAATATCTACAcaacgtcgtcgtcttcatgcGCAATAGCCGTTACGTGAAAGCAGGAGTTACGGCCACTGCTACTCGACAGCTCAGAATACTTGCCATAGCGCTTGCACCTCTTCATGGACTCGACTACGTGCCACCTTCGCTGATCGCACTGGCAGCACGCAAGATTTATCCGCATCGACTTGTTCTGGCCAACTCAGAGAATGAGAGGAGTCTGCTTTGGGGAAGTGACCCACGTGCCATTAAGCAGTTGCTGGAAGGAGTCACAGTCGAGGATGTCATAGAGGATGTCCTTGCGAGCGTCGACACACCGCTTTGAGCCAACGGCGCTCACATGTTCTTTGCATGACCCGCAACGAAGCTACACTCTACAGCCAAGGGTGTTTTGACAGCGACACGTTCCTTCCCGATGCGCCATTGCCGCCTGTCGCCATAAATGGCGGTGCTTCGGCACCCTGTTGCAACTGAAGCCACGCTCGGGAGCGCAACAACGATGCTGTATGTTCGCAATCTCGAGTTTTAATGGAGTTCATTGGCATTTTTAGGATCGACAATTACGCTGCTGTGGGCTGTGCTGGTGTTCTCCCTTCGCTGGAGCTGCGCCTCCACAAAAGCGGTGACAACTGGACATCGACAAAAGCGATCACCGCCCACAACCACAATGCGCCGACTACTTAAACAAGCACCAGGAAAATGAATATCCTCTGCAGGCTCAGAAAACTACTCAAACATAAAACGCAACATGGCGCTGGCAACAGATACAGCTCCGATGGCACAGCGCTGCGTTCGCGCACATTTCGATGAAGATACCATTACCGTCTACCAAGCATATAATGCACAGAtcgccgaagcagcagtCTCCGCCCAGCGTCTTGACGCTTCACCTCTATATGCTCCAAAACGTGCGACATGGATCAAGCCTAGCTGGAACTGGATGATGTAAGTGAAGCATTGATAGACACATATTTGTCTAGTCCCGCCGGTTGGCCTTCCACAACGCGCGCTAACCTATTTTCAATGACATTCAGGTACCGCAGTGGTTACGCATCCAAAGACAAAAATCAATCCCACATTCTCGCTCTCAGAATGAAACACGAGCACTTCATCAAGCTCCTTGAACACGCTGTTATTGCATCCGCTCCCCATGCGAAGGGCGAGAGTGTCATTATACAATGGGATCCCGAACGTGGCCCGAGACTcgagaagctagactacagAAGTATCCAGATTGGCATTCCGGGTGCAGTGAGGGAACAGTGGATCCGAGAATGGATCTCGGAAATCGAAGATGTCACTGAGCGTGcagaggagatgaagagagTCTTGGATCAGGAAGGAAATGTCGATGGCGGGGAATTGCTCGCGAGAGGTTTGGTGCCGGAGGAGAGGATCTATGAGGTTCCGGAGCATGTACAGGAGAGAATTGTCATGAGGCCAGATTGAAGTTGCAGCGTGGTAGGAAAACAAGTTTCTATGTGAACGCCTCTTTCTGTGTCATATTTGGCACTGCTTAGTCGCCCCAAACTGTTTGCAGAAGGCAGTCGTATCTCTTAAAGGGCTGGCTGTACACTTTGGGTAGCCCAAGCTAATGAGCAGAGATCTGTATCTGTTTTGAGCAAGCGATGCTCGAGACGTCTGAGTGAATGATAAACGCCACGGATCTAGATTCGCCAATATCAGTCACCCATACGATCATATGGCATCAAATGTCACATGGCATCGGCATCTTGAAAGAAGGCAGAACAAAGGCGGGCCGTGAAAAAAGGTGAATGAGGAAGAGTTTCACATGTCATTGATGCTCCACCTAGCTACAGGTACTCGTCATGCACCACGCACAATGTCGGACATTCCTTGAATCTTCTCATTCAGCAGTAGGATCACTGTACCTATGCCAATTCGCCCCATCCCATCCCATTCCGtataaaaaaaaaaaaacaaCAAAGCAAATAAGCAGATTTGCTCATAATGGTATCATGATCCAATAACGAAGCTCTTTCCAATTAAAGGGCTCCAATGCTCCTATGTCGTGACCCGAGGCATGATGATATGCGGCAGAAGCAATTCGCTGTCATGTCTTCGATGGTATAATTTAGATCAGTTTCGTGGAGGTCGCAAATCATCAACGACCTCAGTTGGTGACAAAATGTGCTCGAACGCCTTTGCCAgcgccatgccatgccatgcaatgcaatgcttTCGTAAATGACAATGAAGAGGAACGCTCAATCCAAGGGCGGGACTCACATAACGTGAGCATTAGTTGTGTTTGGACGCTTCAGCCCTTCAGTGTCCACTctggtgatggtgatgacggTGAGAGCGGTGCCTATGCTCTCCGCTGGCGCCcgcctctccttctcggttGTCTTCAGCTGCGACGCACCAGAAGCGGTGGCTACCCCAGGCACCCTTCTGGCACTCTTTGCTGCAGTATTTGGTCCGCCTGCACCTCCGACATTTTGCGAATTGGCGGGTAAATTCTTCCCATTTGCCGCATTGCCAGTATGCGCACTGTCTGATGCCGCCTCTGCTGTCATCCTTCCGGCACAGATTCCGCATCACTACCCCGGCCCAGTATTGCATGTCTCCCTGTTGCGGCGAAGGAGGGTTCTGCGCGTGCCGAGAGGAGGATTTTGCGGTGAACTTTTCAATCAATGGGAATATGTTGTACGGCTTCTCATCATCCTTTTTGACGAACTCGTTGTCCCACTCctcgtcaagctcttccTGTGTCGGAAGCGAGTGCGAGGCCGGATTATAGTCCGGATCCAGCATTTTCAGCTCGCGGTCGATCTTCAGTCGTGGTACAAGATGTGATTGCTGGAAGTATGATCGAAGGTTGCAGTATTTCGAGACGTACGCAAGCAGCTGCAGTGACATGAGTACGTCCTCGTCGCGAGGCATGGCGGCCAAGATGCTCGCCGGCGCTGGTCGATCAAGCGGCAATCCTCTTTGCGGGTACCACGTCGGTGGTTGTTGCAGGGTTGGCGGGGTGGCGTGAACTGGGCCAGTGGCTGGAAGTTGTGTCTGTACAACAGTGGCTTGCCCTTGGGTTGGCGTAGCCGTGTGACTGCCGTCGTTCGATGGCTGCTGGAGATGGAAGCTCTCGTCGTCGAGGTTCCGCACATCCGGTAACGCGGTCAGAGCAACACCGTTGTTTTGTGTCTCAATGTCTGCTCTGATGTCCTCCATGGCGATATCCGTGCCAGTTATACCCACCATTGGTTCTGACTCGACTCCAGTAGATTGCTCTTCTGCGGCCTCTTCGATCTGGCCATCGTCGTCTGACCCGGAGATGGAGAGCTGGTGACGAATCGAAGGTCTTCGCCGAGGCCGACTGCTCTCTGCTTGTTGAACAGGAGCGCCAGGAGTGGTGGGGGATTGCGGCTGCGAGCTCAGCTCCGCATGCAAGGTTGGCATCATCGAGGGTAGCCGATCGGCGTCGCGCACAGGCCGCACGAAGGCGTTACTCTGTAGTGTTAGAGAGGACATGGGAGGCTCTGGTTGTCGGCTGGTTGCAGTCGGCGAAGTGAATTGTACCCGCCCACCAGTAGTTCGAGGGTTCTGACGCGAAAAGGTAGTTCGTTCCGGAGGCGAGCTCAGAGATAGGTTCGCGGTGTGTACAGTAGGCGTGATTTCGCcgctctgctcttcctcagGGGATTCACCGGGCTCCGGGATGGAAATGGGCGGAGGCGCATGGCGTCGACTCCTGCCACTCCGCTGGTCCTGGGTATCTGTTCTATTAGAGGACCTGGAAAAGCTTCGAGATGAGCCAAATGGGCACTTCTTCCGGTTTTCCAACTCCATTCGTTCCctgctcttctccacgacTTGGAAGTAATTGTCCAGAATAGTCGCGATTACAGGAACCACGTCGGCTTCTACCACTCGTGTCCGCACTGCTTCCGACCCCCTCACACCAATGTTCACGATGCACTGAAAGGCCAGATTCCACTTCCACATCTCCATCATGTCCTTACTCCGCCCTTCTTTGAGAATGCATACTAGGCGCTCGATACCGCCATCGACGGTGAGAATGTCCCGGATGCGGCCCGAGGAGGTGGTCAGGTATGCGAGATTGTTGAGCGAATTGATGAGCGGTAGTGTCGAAGTACAGTCCAACGCACGGCGGTCATAGAGGGCGGTCGTGATGCCGACTGACGCCTTGTTTGCGTTGGGGATGCTGAAGTTGACCTCACGCATGTTTGCGTCGCGCCAGCCACTCCACGGGACCGGAGGCCAGTTTGATCGAGATGGGACACGCGAGGGATGAGGCGATTGCGGTGCTGGCGACAGCAAATTCGATGGACTCGGTACGGCAAGCAAGCGTAGGGTGCTTTGCTTTGCTGCGTCGGGCGGTGGCAGGCGATGGGGCCGACGCAGATGGGGCAAGGAGGAAGAATCTCGAGAGATGCACCGACGTCGAACGGGTTCCCAGCAGCGGTAGTGGGCTACGACGGCGACGATGGACCGCGGACGTCGTGCTGGCCGGTGCGGGCGGAGAAGTGatgtcggcggtggtgggtgggcgtcgtcgctgtccttTGTCCCGCGCTCGGCACCGCTCTACTCGGTGGCTCGCAGAGAGCTGCACTGTCCCAAGGCGCGCGACTGCAGCACGCcgggtgctgtgctgtgctgggaCGGTAGCGCTGGGAGTGCGTGCGTGTGGCGGATCGTGTGTCAGTGGTCGTCGCGCCGACGGGGTGTGGCAGGAAGTTTGTAAGGAGAGGATTCCAGTTGGTCGATGCAAGACGACGGCGAAGCGCTGGCCGCCTTGGCACGACGATGGACCCGATGTTCTCACCTCCAACTCGGGCGGAGCTGGCTGGATAGGATTGCTCTTCGTAGTAGTGGTGAAGtgagatgctgctgttgctgctgttggtgttgctgctgctctatTCTATGCACGTGAGCTGAGGTGTGTGGCAGCGAGTAAGTGAAAGCGGACGGAAGCATGTGTCGGATGGTCGCCTCCTGCAAAGGGAGCTGGGCGCCGCCGAGATTGAGGCAATCTCAGCACCACACGACCACGAGCCACTGTGTAAGTGTCAAACATCACATTTCATCAACGCCGTAACGGGTCGCAGAGTAACAGATGCCGCCCACCTTGCTTTGCCATGCGACATTGactttgctgctgttccGGATCTACcctcgtccttctcgacACGCCTCTGCCAATTCGACAGGTCACATTACTAATGAGTGGCTCCATCTGGGCACACCATAAGTGTACTGTCGGATGAGACAACGCCTCTGCGTGGCCATGCCTCTATTTGTGGAACCTGCAATATATCCTTTGCATGTACACCACGATGAAAACCGAAATCCACATCAACTCCTCAGTGCGGAGACTTCGTTGTACTTGCACTGCTGTTGAGACGCTTTCGCTTGCTTGAAGTTGGGCATCTCGGTCGTCTGCAATAGGCATGCCTGCTGATTGCGAGCTTCCGGGACACTTCAACGCACGAAGATCCGAGAGGCAATGTGCCACAATGAGATGATCATTGCCTTACGCCTTGACACTCATTACAATGATCTTTCCAATCTACTGTATTGCCGTTTAAGGACTGGTTCGTACCGCTTTGGCACAGTTTGATAGACATCACATCCTAGACAATACCATTCATGGACGACCAGGTGCCGGAGTGCCATCGAGATTGCTCCTCAGCCCATGACATGACTCAGGAGGCGGCGTGCACATTCAATTGTCAGGACATGCGCGAAAGATCTTCTGTAATGCTGCATTTCATTCCGATTTTCTATCAACACGAAACGCGAACATGCCACACCCTCACCTCCACCCAAGCTTCCGTAGCTTGCCCACACTCATAAAACGCGCTCGTCCGCTGTGCTGCTGCCTCTTCAATCTCTAAGCGTGAGATGTTGACGCAAGAAGGATGCCACCCGCAACGCCTTCGGGCGGCGAAGCTGGTAGGTCCATGACATCGAGTGTCATTAAAAGGAAGGCATGTCGTGTATGGCCAAGAGGTGTCGTGTATGTCAAAGGGGTCCAGTTTTGGGGGGTATCAGTGAAGAAGGATGTTGTGTTGGCGTGTCGAAAACTCGACATTGCTGATGAATGATGGACAGGTGGAGCCTTGTGCGGTGTTACGATGGTGCTGGGCGGAATCGAGGCTGGCTCATGCTCGTGTGGAGATGGGTGGTGCAACCGTGGATGCACGCATGgtcatcgacttcgacgGCCATACAGTCCCGGCTGCTAACTTACCGCTGCATTTGAAGTGCTCGAAGCTGTCATGCATTACGGACCTCTGTGTCAAAAGACACCAAGGCCGTACGCTATGCGCCGTGGCTTGAGAGGGACTCGGATGCAGTTCTTGGAGATCCTTACATATCCATGCTCTCACCGTCGCCACCGTTAGCGAAGTTGAAGTTCGACTGTTGTTGCTGAGCACCGAAACCGAACTGACCGTCCTGGCCCTGAGCAGGTGCGAGATCGTTAACCTCggcatcgccatcttcatccgAGAAGTACTTCTCAATGATGTTGTAGGCCTTCATGTAGATCTCCTCGTTGCTGTTGTTCTGGCAGTCGTGAATCTTCTCCATGCCTCCGCAGTCCTCAATAAACAGCGCGTATTTGTTGACTGGTGGCTCCGCGCTACCGTCTTGTGCCTCTTTGTCCATGTCACCAACCTTCAAGATGTTCTCCAAACCATCGAGAGCGACTTGGATAATCTTGTTGTCAGGGCAGGCGAGGAGGTCGCACAGCGGGCGAATGGCACCCTGTTGAACAAGGTAGCGGATCTGGTCGGGCTTCTGCAGGCCACCGCTTGTAGC from Cercospora beticola chromosome 3, complete sequence includes the following:
- a CDS encoding uncharacterized protein (BUSCO:EOG09260H6E) produces the protein MREVNFSIPNANKASVGITTALYDRRALDCTSTLPLINSLNNLAYLTTSSGRIRDILTVDGGIERLVCILKEGRSKDMMEMWKWNLAFQCIVNIGVRGSEAVRTRVVEADVVPVIATILDNYFQVVEKSRERMELENRKKCPFGSSRSFSRSSNRTDTQDQRSGRSRRHAPPPISIPEPGESPEEEQSGEITPTVHTANLSLSSPPERTTFSRQNPRTTGGRVQFTSPTATSRQPEPPMSSLTLQSNAFVRPVRDADRLPSMMPTLHAELSSQPQSPTTPGAPVQQAESSRPRRRPSIRHQLSISGSDDDGQIEEAAEEQSTGVESEPMVGITGTDIAMEDIRADIETQNNGVALTALPDVRNLDDESFHLQQPSNDGSHTATPTQGQATVVQTQLPATGPVHATPPTLQQPPTWYPQRGLPLDRPAPASILAAMPRDEDVLMSLQLLAYVSKYCNLRSYFQQSHLVPRLKIDRELKMLDPDYNPASHSLPTQEELDEEWDNEFVKKDDEKPYNIFPLIEKFTAKSSSRHAQNPPSPQQGDMQYWAGVVMRNLCRKDDSRGGIRQCAYWQCGKWEEFTRQFAKCRRCRRTKYCSKECQKGAWGSHRFWCVAAEDNREGEAGASGEHRHRSHRHHHHQSGH